The Bacteroidota bacterium genome includes a window with the following:
- a CDS encoding HlyC/CorC family transporter, protein MNTFISRPPLAFRIDIVLIVVMLLFSALFSGIETAFLSANRLKIELKSAQGDEVGILLSSFVKQTPRVLSTILVGNTVSLVLYGIAMGRLSGSISSGLNWIDPVRQPYLMLLVETSIATLVILYFGEFLPKAFFKLKADQIMLHGVTAKLLQFYVRILAPFVVAINACARFILRRILGLKYKEEELVFSKEDLSFYLQQTFNVETDSEDKPEIDEEMFTNAMTFNEVRVKEFMVPRTELSAMQVDSSIDELLDYFVEQGHSRVIIYKDSLDEVLGFVHHSALFKRPKAIVDILQPVLMVPETMAANLLLSEFTKHRKTIAVVVDEFGGTEGIVTVEDLVEVVFGDIEDEHDEPEEEELLAKQMNENTWLLSARHEVEDLNERWNLGLPEGDGDYSTLAGLIIHHLEAIPGVNETVEIPGFRLVITDASDNKLNIIQLERIL, encoded by the coding sequence TTGAATACCTTTATCTCGCGGCCGCCGTTGGCGTTTCGTATTGATATTGTCTTGATCGTAGTGATGCTGTTGTTTTCGGCATTGTTTTCGGGAATCGAAACGGCATTTCTCTCCGCCAACCGACTGAAAATCGAGCTCAAAAGCGCCCAAGGCGACGAGGTCGGAATTTTGCTTTCAAGCTTTGTCAAACAAACCCCACGTGTGCTATCGACGATTTTGGTGGGCAACACGGTCTCGTTGGTCCTGTATGGCATTGCGATGGGGCGACTTTCAGGCTCGATCTCCTCGGGTTTGAACTGGATCGATCCGGTGCGGCAGCCTTATTTGATGTTGCTCGTGGAGACGAGCATCGCGACTTTGGTGATCCTTTACTTTGGCGAATTCCTCCCAAAGGCATTTTTCAAGCTCAAGGCCGACCAAATCATGCTTCACGGCGTCACCGCCAAATTGTTGCAGTTTTATGTGCGGATTTTGGCCCCGTTTGTGGTGGCGATCAATGCCTGCGCGAGATTCATCCTGCGACGCATCCTGGGATTGAAGTACAAAGAAGAGGAATTGGTCTTCAGCAAAGAGGATTTGAGTTTCTATTTGCAGCAAACCTTTAATGTGGAGACAGATTCCGAAGACAAGCCGGAAATCGACGAGGAAATGTTTACCAACGCCATGACCTTCAACGAGGTGCGCGTAAAGGAATTTATGGTTCCGCGCACGGAATTGAGTGCGATGCAAGTTGACTCCTCCATCGATGAGTTGCTGGACTATTTTGTGGAGCAGGGCCATTCGCGGGTGATTATTTACAAGGACAGCTTGGACGAAGTTTTGGGTTTTGTGCATCACAGCGCATTGTTCAAGCGCCCCAAGGCAATTGTCGACATCCTGCAACCGGTCTTGATGGTGCCCGAAACCATGGCTGCCAACCTGCTGCTTTCGGAATTCACCAAGCACCGCAAGACGATTGCCGTGGTGGTGGACGAGTTTGGCGGCACAGAAGGCATTGTCACGGTCGAGGATTTGGTTGAGGTCGTTTTTGGCGACATCGAAGACGAGCATGACGAGCCGGAGGAAGAGGAATTGTTGGCCAAACAAATGAACGAAAACACTTGGTTGCTGAGTGCGCGACATGAGGTTGAGGACTTGAACGAACGTTGGAATCTCGGCCTACCCGAAGGCGATGGAGACTATTCCACATTGGCAGGGCTGATCATTCACCACTTGGAGGCTATCCCGGGAGTGAATGAAACCGTCGAAATTCCAGGCTTCAGACTCGTGATTACGGATGCCTCCGACAACAAGCTCAACATCATCCAACTGGAGCGGATCCTTTAA
- a CDS encoding SurA N-terminal domain-containing protein: MSVLKKIRDNVGLVIGIIALSLFAFIFSSVYDNFGPSQDNTIGEVNGSDIDYQAYDGKFELAQRNNPNASTTAEQYQLKEQAWQSLVREAYYSREWAEAGIGVSDDELMMMFTGKIYHPYVQQSGYFADSLGQYNPGMVPLVFQRADEIDINDPRTDPNWVKWKLGLLDLRNILSLDRQSNKWQSAIKGSALVSDNEIKVSYENQQRAADISYVYVPYASIADEQVTVTDADRNDYYNKHRESYRLTEEVARFKYTFFKIRPSAADSSKALADLNKLITEFRNSETAFQFAKTNSDDRTMDTVAKPLAELPAALSAIGGRTDTVVGPIVGTTGFQLLRVVKVEQDSANANVQLRHIFVQFQAQSKEDSTRAKGKADSLLGIVAADRTKFGQVVMESSDDQQSKMTGGDLGWRAENFAGDVFAAGLKSHKPGDLFVTSSAGGYHVVELQDRSNKMYSFATITREVHSGTETNDSIFKRASLFHGDVLAGGNMDSLTAKYPDAVTLSSGNVGPGTFTLPGVAAGRAVIAWAFNSDKDAITQKLIEAEDAFVIAKVEYKGARGYATMESQKETMEFEMAVRNAVKAKQIKAKLKGSDIQAIAASYGPGATTGTARDLHMSSSEVSGLGNEPKVVGRAFGLKQNAVSAPIAGNSGVFVVKLDGIREPAPLEDMIKMFTAQTLKQSKGEATVNALFQGMRENAEVIDQRYKAEKVL, from the coding sequence ATGTCCGTTCTAAAGAAAATTCGCGACAACGTAGGTTTGGTGATTGGTATCATCGCGCTTTCGCTCTTCGCTTTCATCTTCAGCAGTGTATACGACAACTTTGGTCCCAGCCAAGACAACACCATCGGTGAGGTCAATGGCAGCGACATCGATTACCAAGCTTATGATGGCAAGTTTGAGCTGGCACAACGCAACAACCCCAATGCCTCCACCACAGCCGAGCAATATCAGCTGAAGGAGCAGGCTTGGCAGAGCTTGGTGCGCGAGGCTTATTACTCACGCGAGTGGGCCGAGGCAGGCATCGGCGTCAGCGACGACGAGCTGATGATGATGTTTACCGGCAAAATCTACCATCCTTATGTGCAGCAGTCAGGCTATTTTGCCGACAGCTTGGGTCAGTACAATCCCGGCATGGTGCCGTTGGTGTTTCAACGCGCCGATGAAATCGACATCAATGACCCGCGCACCGATCCTAACTGGGTGAAATGGAAATTGGGATTGCTCGATCTCCGCAACATCTTGAGCTTGGATCGCCAAAGCAACAAATGGCAGTCGGCGATCAAAGGCAGCGCCTTGGTCTCTGACAATGAAATCAAGGTGAGCTATGAGAATCAGCAGCGTGCTGCCGACATCAGCTATGTTTATGTGCCTTACGCCAGCATTGCTGACGAGCAAGTGACCGTCACGGATGCTGATCGCAACGATTACTACAACAAGCACCGCGAATCCTATCGTTTGACTGAAGAGGTTGCACGTTTCAAGTACACCTTCTTCAAGATCCGCCCGAGTGCCGCTGACAGCAGCAAGGCGCTTGCCGATCTTAACAAATTGATCACCGAGTTCCGCAACAGCGAAACAGCGTTCCAATTTGCGAAAACCAACTCTGATGACCGCACCATGGACACCGTTGCGAAGCCATTGGCTGAATTGCCAGCTGCGCTTTCCGCCATCGGTGGACGTACCGATACGGTCGTCGGACCGATCGTCGGCACCACGGGTTTCCAGTTGTTGCGCGTCGTCAAAGTCGAGCAAGACAGTGCCAATGCCAACGTTCAGTTGCGCCACATCTTCGTGCAATTCCAAGCGCAGTCCAAGGAAGACAGCACACGTGCCAAAGGCAAAGCAGACTCTTTGTTGGGAATTGTAGCTGCTGACCGCACCAAGTTCGGCCAAGTGGTGATGGAATCCTCCGACGATCAACAGTCCAAAATGACTGGCGGTGACCTCGGATGGAGGGCAGAAAACTTTGCTGGCGACGTATTTGCAGCAGGTTTGAAATCCCACAAACCAGGTGACCTTTTTGTAACATCCTCGGCAGGTGGCTACCATGTTGTCGAGTTGCAGGATCGCAGCAACAAGATGTACAGCTTTGCCACGATCACCCGCGAGGTGCATTCGGGTACCGAAACCAATGACTCGATCTTCAAGCGTGCATCTTTGTTCCATGGCGACGTGCTTGCCGGCGGCAACATGGATTCGCTGACTGCCAAATACCCTGACGCTGTGACTTTGAGCAGCGGCAACGTCGGCCCAGGTACCTTTACCTTGCCAGGTGTCGCAGCCGGACGCGCCGTGATCGCTTGGGCATTTAACAGCGACAAAGATGCCATCACGCAAAAATTGATCGAAGCTGAAGATGCTTTTGTGATTGCCAAAGTCGAATACAAAGGCGCAAGGGGTTATGCTACCATGGAAAGCCAAAAGGAAACCATGGAATTTGAAATGGCTGTGCGCAATGCGGTTAAAGCAAAGCAGATCAAAGCCAAACTCAAAGGCAGCGACATCCAAGCCATCGCAGCAAGCTATGGCCCTGGCGCAACCACCGGCACGGCACGTGACTTGCACATGTCTTCCAGCGAGGTGAGCGGTCTTGGCAATGAGCCTAAAGTCGTCGGCCGCGCATTTGGCTTGAAGCAAAACGCTGTCAGTGCGCCGATTGCAGGCAACTCGGGCGTGTTTGTGGTGAAGCTTGATGGCATCCGCGAACCAGCACCTTTGGAAGACATGATCAAAATGTTCACTGCACAGACTTTGAAGCAAAGCAAGGGCGAAGCAACCGTCAATGCGCTGTTCCAGGGAATGCGTGAAAATGCAGAGGTCATCGACCAGCGCTACAAAGCTGAGAAAGTCCTCTAA
- the purQ gene encoding phosphoribosylformylglycinamidine synthase subunit PurQ, with translation MKFGVVTFPGSNCDADLVYALRNNLGQRVVELWHKDHDLQGCDFVFLPGGFSYGDYLRSGAIARFSPIMNEVAAHAKKGGYVMGICNGFQILTEASLLPGALIRNTSCNFICKNVFIRPATRNTILTAKLMPTKGYKIPIAHGEGNFYASEEDLKKIEGNDQVIFRYSNEKGFSSPEFNPNGSLNEIAGVCNEGRNVFGMMPHPERAADNLLGNLEGSKLLESLLA, from the coding sequence ATGAAATTTGGTGTTGTTACTTTTCCTGGCAGCAATTGTGACGCTGATTTGGTCTATGCATTGCGCAACAATCTCGGTCAGCGCGTCGTCGAACTCTGGCACAAGGACCATGATCTCCAAGGTTGCGACTTTGTTTTCCTTCCCGGAGGATTCAGCTACGGCGATTACCTGCGTTCGGGAGCGATTGCGCGGTTTTCCCCGATCATGAACGAAGTCGCTGCCCATGCCAAAAAGGGCGGTTATGTGATGGGCATTTGCAATGGTTTCCAGATTTTGACCGAGGCAAGCCTCTTGCCCGGCGCATTGATCCGCAACACTTCCTGCAACTTCATTTGCAAGAATGTCTTCATTCGCCCGGCAACGAGAAACACGATTTTGACTGCGAAGCTGATGCCCACCAAAGGCTATAAGATTCCGATCGCGCATGGCGAAGGCAACTTCTACGCATCCGAAGAAGACCTTAAGAAAATCGAAGGCAACGACCAAGTCATCTTCCGTTACAGCAACGAAAAAGGCTTTTCTTCTCCGGAATTCAACCCGAATGGCAGCCTGAACGAGATTGCAGGTGTCTGCAACGAAGGCCGGAATGTCTTTGGAATGATGCCCCACCCCGAGCGTGCCGCCGACAATTTGTTGGGCAACCTCGAAGGCAGCAAACTCCTGGAAAGCCTTTTGGCCTGA
- a CDS encoding thioredoxin family protein produces MKTPFSKILLQSGLLLGFLISAFGLSAQMPAFNGKDKFTTEAEFALVTAVPKELCVGDVVTFTFKGKINTDGWHLYSSRTDGNIAYNPTMLEIFMDESKGIKLKGAMSENHKADEVDDKLMGGYIRSFHEKQVDFTQKLEITGPDVVLVGQFSSQTCTEEGMCKFLKLPIEWRIKAKACGTGAVVEPGVDSALTASNDTLSGVGAMPSFDFKPYDSTKTLSDNIKAQNRFFPDLSMTNGETGVCGFAHLEQARKYAEKVGRPLLLYFTGHTSASTKKMESQVFPNPAVDSILRNRVVIVNLWGDDQTKETGGLKLSDGTPAKTLGDFVIDYQSKTYGTIAPHLFAFQDPQGVSYGSSMGFNPDPVSFKSWLDSVITEYYKDKGIKEAAWLPKASASTPEGPGDEIADCSPSTLWSSFLIAFLAGLIAILTPCVFPMIPMTVSFFVKQGEGAENRSKGIRNGLIYAGSIIFIYGFVGFLISVIFGGKALYILGSHPIPNLIFFGIFFAFALSFLGMFEITLPSRWSTAANNKATAGGLLGPFFMALTLVIVSFSCTGPILGAALVQTTQGAECGWKPFAAMLGFGFAFGIPFGLMAMLPKLMEKLPMAGGWMNTVKVVFGFLELALCMKFLSNADQVMQWGLLDRQIFIGIWIVIFLFLTFYFLGWILLPHDEKKENIKVPRLIMSIAVMSFVVYLIPGLWGGPLPMMEGLIPPMNKEIGVKLLPHQFAEEGTINDQICKTERINAQIGIENEAHGFCMFYDLKQAMEFAKKVNKPLFVDFTGHTCANCRKMEQQVWPDDQVRKLLLNEFVMVSLYADDETRLDSVITGFNGSKIRKVGDWVVDYQSHYFGTIAQPLYVLMDHDEKAMVAPKGFDLKVKNYIDFLNSGIAEFNKRHGIVADAPVAEAPAGH; encoded by the coding sequence ATGAAGACACCATTCTCCAAAATCTTGCTCCAATCGGGCCTCCTGCTCGGATTCTTAATTTCTGCGTTCGGGCTTTCCGCGCAGATGCCGGCGTTCAATGGCAAGGACAAGTTCACCACCGAGGCCGAATTTGCCTTGGTCACGGCGGTCCCGAAGGAACTTTGCGTAGGCGATGTGGTCACCTTCACCTTCAAAGGCAAAATCAATACCGACGGATGGCATCTCTACTCTTCGCGGACGGATGGCAACATTGCCTACAATCCGACGATGTTGGAGATCTTCATGGACGAGAGCAAAGGCATCAAGCTCAAGGGCGCGATGTCTGAAAACCACAAAGCCGACGAAGTCGATGACAAGCTGATGGGTGGTTATATCCGCAGCTTTCATGAAAAGCAGGTCGATTTTACGCAGAAGCTGGAAATCACCGGACCCGACGTGGTTTTGGTCGGTCAATTTTCTTCGCAGACCTGCACCGAGGAAGGCATGTGCAAATTCCTCAAGTTGCCCATCGAATGGCGCATCAAAGCCAAAGCCTGTGGCACGGGTGCCGTGGTCGAGCCGGGTGTCGATTCTGCATTGACCGCTTCGAATGATACCCTTTCTGGAGTCGGCGCCATGCCAAGCTTCGATTTCAAGCCCTACGACAGCACCAAAACCTTGAGCGACAACATCAAGGCGCAAAACAGATTTTTCCCGGACCTATCGATGACCAATGGTGAAACTGGTGTCTGTGGATTTGCCCATTTGGAGCAAGCGAGGAAGTATGCGGAGAAAGTCGGAAGGCCGCTGTTGCTGTATTTCACCGGCCATACCTCTGCAAGCACGAAGAAAATGGAAAGCCAAGTGTTTCCCAACCCGGCCGTGGATTCCATCCTTAGAAACCGTGTCGTCATCGTGAATCTCTGGGGGGATGACCAAACGAAGGAAACGGGAGGACTTAAACTTTCCGATGGTACCCCTGCCAAAACACTTGGCGATTTTGTTATTGACTATCAGAGCAAAACCTATGGGACAATTGCACCGCACTTGTTCGCATTCCAAGATCCCCAAGGTGTTTCCTACGGCTCCTCCATGGGATTCAACCCTGATCCGGTCAGCTTCAAGTCTTGGCTCGACAGCGTCATCACCGAATACTACAAAGACAAGGGCATCAAAGAAGCCGCTTGGTTGCCCAAGGCTTCCGCTTCTACCCCAGAAGGACCGGGCGACGAAATTGCCGACTGCAGTCCTTCCACACTTTGGTCGAGCTTTTTGATTGCCTTCCTCGCCGGCCTGATCGCCATCCTGACACCTTGCGTGTTTCCGATGATTCCGATGACGGTGAGCTTCTTTGTGAAACAAGGCGAAGGCGCCGAAAACCGCAGCAAGGGCATCCGCAACGGCTTGATCTATGCCGGTTCGATCATCTTCATCTACGGTTTTGTCGGCTTTTTGATCTCCGTGATCTTCGGCGGCAAGGCTTTGTACATTCTGGGAAGCCATCCGATTCCGAACCTGATCTTCTTTGGGATTTTCTTTGCGTTCGCGCTCTCTTTCCTTGGCATGTTTGAAATCACCCTGCCAAGCCGCTGGAGCACGGCCGCCAACAACAAAGCCACAGCCGGCGGATTGCTCGGCCCCTTCTTCATGGCACTCACCTTGGTGATCGTGTCCTTTTCTTGCACCGGTCCGATCCTCGGCGCCGCCTTGGTACAGACGACACAAGGTGCAGAATGCGGCTGGAAACCCTTTGCGGCCATGCTCGGCTTCGGATTTGCCTTCGGCATTCCGTTTGGCTTGATGGCCATGCTGCCCAAACTCATGGAAAAGCTGCCGATGGCCGGCGGATGGATGAACACCGTCAAAGTGGTCTTCGGCTTCCTCGAATTGGCGCTTTGCATGAAATTCCTCAGCAATGCCGACCAAGTCATGCAATGGGGATTGCTCGACCGTCAGATTTTCATCGGGATTTGGATCGTCATTTTCCTCTTCCTGACCTTCTATTTCCTCGGATGGATCTTGCTGCCACATGATGAAAAGAAGGAAAACATCAAGGTGCCGCGTCTGATCATGTCGATTGCCGTGATGAGCTTTGTCGTGTACTTGATCCCCGGCCTTTGGGGCGGTCCGCTTCCGATGATGGAGGGATTGATTCCACCGATGAACAAAGAAATCGGGGTAAAATTGTTGCCGCATCAATTCGCCGAAGAAGGCACGATCAACGACCAAATTTGCAAGACCGAACGCATCAATGCCCAAATCGGGATCGAAAACGAAGCCCATGGATTCTGCATGTTCTATGACTTGAAGCAAGCCATGGAATTTGCAAAGAAGGTCAACAAGCCTCTGTTTGTGGACTTCACCGGGCATACATGCGCCAACTGTCGCAAGATGGAGCAACAAGTTTGGCCCGACGACCAAGTGCGCAAATTGTTGCTGAATGAATTTGTGATGGTTTCCCTTTATGCGGATGATGAAACGAGGCTCGATTCCGTGATCACTGGATTCAATGGCAGCAAAATCAGGAAAGTTGGCGACTGGGTGGTGGACTACCAAAGCCATTATTTCGGCACAATCGCGCAGCCTTTGTATGTGTTGATGGACCACGATGAGAAGGCCATGGTAGCGCCAAAAGGCTTTGACTTGAAAGTCAAAAACTATATCGACTTCCTCAACAGTGGCATCGCCGAGTTCAACAAGCGCCACGGCATCGTGGCCGACGCGCCGGTTGCCGAGGCACCTGCAGGACACTAA
- the selD gene encoding selenide, water dikinase SelD, which produces MLKSSVKLTQFSHGAGCGCKIAPAVLDKILHSTIAPMPDARLLVGNDSRDDAAVYDLGNGTGIISTTDFFMPIVDDPYDFGRIASANALSDVYAMGGTPLVAIAILGWPVGKIPEEVAAQVLEGSRSICREAGISLAGGHSIDSPEPIFGLAATGILDLPNLKRNDTAKAGDILYLTKPIGIGAMSTAQKRGLINDLDLATIVALMTTLNKPGAAFGKLPYIHAMTDVTGFGLLGHLSEMCLGAGLHAEIDFDAVPKIPAAPGYIAQGCVPGGTKRNWDSYGHRVEALAPEVRDLLADPQTSGGLLVAVDPAHAAEFEAFANTLNLPAAPRPIGRMLAGTGLIIVK; this is translated from the coding sequence ATGTTGAAAAGCAGTGTTAAGCTGACCCAGTTCAGCCACGGCGCAGGTTGCGGCTGCAAAATCGCGCCGGCAGTTCTGGATAAAATTTTGCATTCGACGATCGCACCGATGCCCGATGCCCGTCTTCTGGTCGGCAATGACAGCCGCGACGACGCAGCCGTTTACGACCTCGGAAACGGAACGGGCATCATCAGCACCACCGACTTCTTCATGCCGATTGTCGACGACCCCTACGACTTTGGGCGCATTGCCAGCGCCAACGCGCTTTCCGACGTCTATGCCATGGGCGGCACGCCGCTCGTCGCCATTGCCATCCTGGGATGGCCCGTCGGCAAGATTCCGGAAGAGGTCGCCGCACAGGTGCTCGAAGGCAGCCGCTCCATTTGCCGCGAAGCAGGCATCAGCCTCGCAGGCGGACATAGCATCGACAGCCCCGAACCGATCTTCGGTCTCGCGGCAACGGGCATCCTCGACCTGCCCAACCTCAAGCGCAACGACACCGCCAAGGCGGGCGACATCCTCTACCTCACCAAGCCCATCGGCATCGGTGCGATGAGCACCGCCCAAAAACGTGGCCTCATCAATGACCTCGACCTCGCCACCATCGTGGCACTCATGACCACCCTCAACAAACCGGGCGCTGCCTTTGGCAAGTTGCCCTATATCCATGCGATGACGGACGTGACCGGCTTCGGGCTGCTCGGCCACCTGAGCGAAATGTGCCTGGGCGCAGGCTTGCATGCCGAAATCGATTTTGATGCGGTGCCCAAGATTCCGGCAGCGCCGGGATACATTGCCCAAGGTTGCGTGCCTGGCGGCACCAAGCGCAACTGGGACAGCTACGGCCACCGCGTAGAGGCGCTTGCGCCCGAGGTGCGCGACTTGCTCGCAGATCCGCAAACAAGCGGAGGCCTGCTCGTGGCCGTCGACCCGGCCCACGCTGCCGAATTCGAAGCATTTGCCAATACCCTCAACCTCCCCGCAGCGCCACGCCCCATTGGCAGGATGCTTGCCGGAACTGGACTTATCATCGTGAAATGA
- a CDS encoding glycosyltransferase family 2 protein — translation MISAVIITFNEERNIGRCLASLQGIADEILVLDGHSTDRTVEICNEYGARVIDQDWLGYAATKNLGNDLASYSYILSIDADEAISPILRVSLLSIKGELTGAYSFNRLAFYCDKPIRHGGWYPDAKVRLFPKGQAKWVGKFVHEELRPDGRLALHHLPGDLLHYTYYTVAEHRTRAKRYARLAADKLSKKGKLGLLFNALTSPTWRFLQMFVFRMGFLDGWRGWCIAAITSKEVWLKYWWAVRTKS, via the coding sequence ATGATTTCAGCAGTCATCATTACGTTTAACGAGGAACGCAACATCGGGCGTTGTTTGGCCTCCTTGCAAGGCATTGCCGACGAGATATTGGTGCTCGACGGACATTCAACGGATCGCACCGTCGAGATTTGCAACGAATATGGTGCGCGGGTGATCGATCAGGATTGGCTGGGCTACGCGGCAACCAAAAATCTCGGGAATGATCTTGCCTCCTATTCCTACATTTTGTCCATCGATGCCGACGAAGCGATCAGCCCGATTTTGCGGGTTTCGTTGCTGTCGATCAAGGGTGAATTGACGGGTGCCTACAGCTTCAACCGATTGGCTTTTTACTGCGACAAGCCGATCCGCCATGGCGGATGGTATCCCGATGCAAAGGTCAGGCTGTTTCCCAAGGGGCAAGCCAAATGGGTCGGCAAATTCGTTCACGAGGAATTGCGGCCCGATGGTCGGTTGGCACTTCACCACTTGCCCGGCGATTTGTTGCATTACACCTACTACACGGTCGCCGAGCATCGCACGCGCGCCAAACGTTACGCAAGGCTTGCCGCCGACAAACTCAGCAAGAAGGGAAAACTCGGCTTGTTGTTCAATGCGCTGACGAGTCCGACTTGGCGGTTCCTGCAAATGTTTGTTTTTCGCATGGGTTTTCTCGACGGATGGCGCGGATGGTGCATTGCGGCGATCACCTCCAAGGAAGTTTGGCTGAAATATTGGTGGGCGGTGCGTACGAAATCGTAG
- a CDS encoding methylated-DNA--[protein]-cysteine S-methyltransferase, with amino-acid sequence MQFTSLHSPIGYLKIEGDASGVSAVSFVESDPGQSEEVPQELVECALQLQQYFEGNRKTFDVKLRPKGTDFQVSVWNALLGIPFGVTRSYKDVALALKNEGAIRAVGAANGQNPVGIIIPCHRVIGSNGDLTGYAGELWRKKWLLQHEQAHTYGQQGSLF; translated from the coding sequence ATGCAATTCACCTCCCTCCACAGCCCAATCGGCTATCTCAAAATTGAAGGCGATGCTTCCGGCGTCTCCGCAGTCAGTTTTGTCGAATCGGATCCGGGGCAAAGCGAGGAAGTACCGCAGGAATTGGTCGAATGCGCGCTGCAGTTGCAGCAATACTTCGAAGGAAACCGAAAAACATTTGATGTGAAGCTGCGGCCGAAAGGAACGGATTTCCAGGTTTCGGTTTGGAATGCGCTTTTGGGAATCCCGTTTGGGGTGACGCGCAGCTACAAGGATGTCGCCTTGGCTTTGAAAAACGAAGGTGCGATTCGGGCAGTGGGTGCTGCGAATGGTCAAAATCCGGTGGGGATCATCATTCCCTGCCATCGCGTGATCGGCAGCAATGGTGACCTTACCGGTTACGCCGGCGAACTTTGGCGCAAAAAGTGGCTGTTGCAGCACGAGCAGGCACATACCTACGGGCAGCAGGGTAGCCTGTTTTGA
- a CDS encoding endonuclease/exonuclease/phosphatase family protein: MNKITTSLCSLLLIFYITSLAPAKAAPAVQDTTAQPLRILSWNIFMLPRFVHITGKRTRAYHIAEELKASDYQVLVFQEAFLSDARHIIRKYLNGAFPFEYGPANNQGGIKTSSGIWVLSKIKLRQLEEVKFTQCYGIADCFARKGALLLEGDYEGQTFQVLGTHLQAAGPHATRHTQYRDMRAMLDRHQRPGVPQIVCGDMNTAKNQEESYNDMLASLDVEDGPLDIQVAGARDVYPNDLRNWGNERFEVIDYVFYRHNSKPAKKMTRVLRSIRKPWCKNHEDLSDHFAVDFSIWW, from the coding sequence ATGAATAAAATCACCACCTCTCTCTGCTCGCTGTTGCTCATTTTCTACATCACCTCCTTGGCTCCGGCCAAGGCGGCACCGGCTGTTCAGGACACGACGGCACAGCCGTTGCGCATCCTGTCATGGAACATTTTCATGCTGCCGCGCTTTGTGCACATCACCGGCAAACGCACCCGCGCCTACCACATCGCCGAGGAACTCAAAGCAAGTGACTACCAAGTGTTGGTGTTTCAAGAGGCCTTCCTCAGCGATGCCCGCCATATCATTCGCAAGTACCTCAACGGTGCATTCCCGTTTGAATATGGTCCGGCGAATAATCAAGGCGGAATCAAGACAAGCAGTGGGATCTGGGTTTTGAGCAAAATCAAGCTCCGGCAACTGGAAGAGGTCAAATTCACACAGTGCTACGGGATCGCTGACTGTTTTGCCCGAAAAGGAGCTTTGTTGCTCGAGGGCGATTACGAGGGGCAAACGTTCCAGGTTTTAGGAACGCATTTGCAAGCTGCCGGTCCGCACGCAACCCGCCACACGCAGTACCGCGACATGCGCGCGATGTTGGATCGGCATCAACGACCCGGTGTGCCACAAATCGTTTGCGGGGATATGAACACCGCCAAAAACCAGGAGGAAAGTTACAACGACATGCTGGCATCGCTGGATGTGGAAGATGGCCCACTCGACATTCAGGTGGCAGGCGCTCGCGACGTCTATCCCAATGACCTGCGCAATTGGGGCAATGAGCGGTTTGAAGTGATTGACTATGTTTTTTACCGTCACAATTCGAAGCCGGCCAAGAAGATGACGCGGGTGTTGCGGAGCATCCGCAAACCTTGGTGCAAGAATCACGAAGACTTGAGCGACCATTTTGCGGTGGACTTTTCCATCTGGTGGTAG